The genomic region GGCAGATGCGGCAATTCGCCCATGCCGCATAGGATGCCGCGCCTGCCGCTTTTCGCGAGCGCTTCAATCACCAGCGTGGACATGGTGTCTTTCTCATCCATATCAAAGACACTGCCGAAGCCGATATACACCGGCTTTTCTCCGGCCTGCAAAAAACGCGTCAATGCCTCGGAAGGCTGATAGTCTGTGGGCTCCTCGACAAACCAATAGCCGCTTTGGTGAATGTGTGAATTCCAGTCGCTGGGTCGGGGGAAGACAAAGTTGCTGCAGGAGATCACCGCAGGATGCCGCCTGTCGGTGTGCCGTTCAAAAGGACAGCCAAATTGATGGGGTATAGCGCCAAACTGTTCTTTCCAAAAGCCTTTGACCGCGTCCTTCGAGGCTAACCACAGCATTCCTTGCAGCATCGAATAGCTGAAGGCGTTGATGATCCGGTTCGACTTCATCCGTCCATACATAACGACAGAGGTCTGCTCCCCTGTTTTGTGCATCGGGAAGGGCGAAGCGAGGACAGCAGGGATGCCTAACTTTTCAGCGGCAAAGTAACCCATCGTCACTCCGGGGTGATAGACGATGCATTCGCTTCCCTCACAGGCGGAATAGAATTCCTGGGCCATATAGATCCCATACTTTTTCATCTTGTTAAAGGCGAGCAGCATCTTCAGCGGATTGTCCGCCCCTTGGGCTTGCTTCAGCATGGCCTTGTCGACGTTGAGCGATTCAAAATCCGCCTGGATGGGATAAAAATCGATGCCGTAACTGCGTATGAAGCTTTCAAAACTCCGAATCCCTGTGATGCGCACATCTTTTCCCAGTTTTTTCAGTTCCAAGGCCAGCGCAATATAGGGTTGAAAATCACCGCGAGAGCCGGAACAAAGAATCGTAATCATTTTTCCACGCTCCTCTTGTATTGACCAACAACGTGTTGTACATTGATAGTCTAGCGGTGTTGCCCTGAAGCATCAACCAACAATGCCATGGCAAGTGTCGGATGTTCAGAGGACGAGAGATGAATCGACATAAAGAACGGCTTCAAGACATGTTCAGGAGTTGAAAAAATGAACAAACAACCGGAAGCGACGGCGCAGACCCGGCAAAACCTCATCGATGCCTTTTGGTCCCTCTACGGCGAAAAGAGAATTGAGAAAATCACCGTTAAAGAAATCACCGCGAGAGCCGGCTATAACCGGGGAACCTTTTACGAGTATTTCCAAGACGTCTATGATGTGCTGGCGCAAATTGAACAGTCCCTGATCCCGTCGATG from Heliomicrobium undosum harbors:
- a CDS encoding glycosyltransferase — its product is MITILCSGSRGDFQPYIALALELKKLGKDVRITGIRSFESFIRSYGIDFYPIQADFESLNVDKAMLKQAQGADNPLKMLLAFNKMKKYGIYMAQEFYSACEGSECIVYHPGVTMGYFAAEKLGIPAVLASPFPMHKTGEQTSVVMYGRMKSNRIINAFSYSMLQGMLWLASKDAVKGFWKEQFGAIPHQFGCPFERHTDRRHPAVISCSNFVFPRPSDWNSHIHQSGYWFVEEPTDYQPSEALTRFLQAGEKPVYIGFGSVFDMDEKDTMSTLVIEALAKSGRRGILCGMGELPHLPDHIFAVDSIPHSWLFEQVSAVCHHGGAGTTAAGFRAGAPSIIVPFANDQFAWAHRAHDLGVGAKPIPVKKLTADNLAEAIRFVHNDHVIASAKALATHMGTENGARDCAKVIVDCLERKA